A single Actinomadura algeriensis DNA region contains:
- a CDS encoding pyridoxamine 5'-phosphate oxidase family protein produces MSHDDPVTEFDARFSDPSARATPWPDTLRVLRDAELYWLTTVRADGRPHVTPLIGVLHEDAAHFCTGPQEQKARNLDHDRRVTLTTGTNTWAKGLDVVVEGTAVQVTDRPALHALADAYVDKYGETWRFEVGDGAFGADERVAHVFRIEPSTIFAFAKDPHGQTRHRFTHPG; encoded by the coding sequence ATGAGCCATGACGATCCCGTCACCGAGTTCGACGCCCGGTTCAGCGACCCGTCGGCGCGCGCGACCCCGTGGCCCGACACCCTCCGCGTGCTGCGGGACGCGGAACTGTACTGGCTCACGACGGTGCGAGCCGACGGCCGTCCGCATGTGACCCCCCTCATCGGGGTCCTGCACGAGGACGCCGCGCACTTCTGCACCGGCCCGCAGGAACAGAAGGCCCGCAACCTCGACCACGACCGTCGGGTGACGCTGACCACGGGCACCAACACGTGGGCGAAGGGCCTCGACGTCGTGGTCGAGGGCACGGCCGTCCAGGTGACGGACCGCCCGGCCCTGCACGCCCTCGCCGACGCGTACGTCGACAAGTACGGCGAAACCTGGCGTTTCGAGGTCGGCGACGGCGCCTTCGGCGCGGACGAACGCGTCGCGCACGTGTTCCGGATCGAGCCGTCCACGATCTTCGCGTTCGCCAAGGACCCCCACGGCCAGACGAGGCACCGCTTCACCCATCCCGGCTGA
- a CDS encoding glycosyltransferase family 2 protein yields the protein MDLWVVVPAYNEERSIGATLRRLAEQTDTAFTLAVVDNAGTDATVKIVEEFAESGPGFDVRIVREPQKGTGAAADTGFRHAIAAGATHIARTDADCLPHPGWVAAVKRAFGEGLELVSGPLRPRTDEFPLKLWERRLLPAVIEIAALFGRFRPGNQDPLYLGPYVMMPGCNVAVTAELYERAGGFPRTCIEDVHEDRALVNRVRYLTPAYGLRDDVTVYGSVRRLRAFGLVRTLGWYADHRYRPELVDVR from the coding sequence ATGGACCTGTGGGTCGTCGTTCCCGCCTACAACGAGGAACGCTCGATCGGCGCGACGCTGCGCCGGCTCGCCGAGCAGACCGACACCGCGTTCACGCTGGCCGTCGTCGACAACGCCGGCACCGACGCGACCGTGAAGATCGTCGAGGAGTTCGCCGAGAGCGGCCCGGGGTTCGACGTCCGGATCGTCCGGGAACCGCAGAAGGGCACGGGCGCCGCCGCCGACACCGGATTCCGGCACGCCATCGCCGCCGGGGCCACGCACATCGCCCGCACCGACGCCGACTGCCTGCCGCACCCCGGCTGGGTCGCGGCGGTGAAGCGCGCGTTCGGCGAGGGCCTCGAACTGGTCAGCGGGCCGCTGCGGCCCCGCACCGACGAGTTCCCGCTCAAGCTGTGGGAGCGGCGCCTGCTGCCCGCCGTGATCGAGATCGCCGCGCTGTTCGGCCGGTTCCGCCCGGGGAACCAGGACCCCCTCTACCTCGGGCCGTACGTGATGATGCCGGGCTGCAACGTCGCCGTCACCGCCGAACTGTACGAGCGGGCCGGGGGCTTCCCCCGGACGTGCATCGAGGACGTCCACGAGGACCGCGCGCTCGTCAACCGCGTCCGGTACCTGACCCCCGCATACGGGCTGCGCGACGACGTGACCGTCTACGGATCGGTGCGGCGGCTGCGCGCGTTCGGCCTGGTCAGGACCCTCGGCTGGTACGCCGACCACCGGTACCGGCCCGAACTCGTGGACGTCCGGTGA
- a CDS encoding NAD-dependent epimerase/dehydratase family protein has product MRIAVTGASGFVGGAVCRALTAEGVTAFAFGRRPAVAPGHVGGAPYRPWDLARGPLHGPPDVDAVIHCAGSVTDWGPAAGLFAANLTGTRNALATFPNARFVHVSTASVYDPFRPSVMAAEDEAPVRRYLNAYGASKAAAERLALARGAIVLRPHAVYGPGDTTLLPRVLSAVRGPILPAVGTGDRRVSLTSIGNLVRACVLAATVPDVASRAFNVADAEPVTIDAAFREILRERGVRATPVYVPAALARPVAAIAEGAFLLARRPEPPRITRYAISHLAVERTLDTSAARTFLGYRPDATSFAGAADW; this is encoded by the coding sequence ATGAGGATCGCGGTGACCGGCGCGTCCGGGTTCGTCGGCGGCGCCGTGTGCCGCGCCCTCACCGCCGAGGGCGTGACGGCCTTCGCGTTCGGCCGCCGTCCCGCCGTGGCCCCGGGGCACGTCGGCGGTGCCCCGTACCGTCCGTGGGACCTCGCGCGCGGCCCCCTGCACGGGCCGCCGGACGTCGACGCGGTGATCCACTGCGCGGGGAGCGTCACCGACTGGGGCCCGGCCGCCGGACTGTTCGCCGCGAACCTCACCGGCACCCGCAACGCCCTCGCCACCTTCCCGAACGCCCGGTTCGTGCACGTCAGCACGGCGAGCGTGTACGACCCGTTCCGGCCGAGCGTCATGGCGGCCGAGGACGAGGCGCCCGTCCGCCGCTACCTGAACGCCTACGGGGCCTCGAAGGCGGCGGCCGAACGGCTCGCGCTCGCGCGCGGCGCGATCGTCCTGCGCCCCCACGCCGTCTACGGGCCGGGCGACACGACGCTGCTGCCGCGCGTCCTGTCCGCCGTCCGGGGACCGATCCTGCCCGCCGTCGGGACGGGCGACCGGCGCGTCAGCCTCACGTCGATCGGCAACCTCGTGCGTGCCTGCGTCCTCGCCGCGACCGTCCCGGACGTCGCCTCGCGGGCGTTCAACGTGGCCGATGCCGAGCCGGTGACGATCGACGCCGCGTTCCGGGAGATCCTGCGCGAACGCGGCGTCCGGGCGACCCCGGTGTACGTGCCCGCCGCCCTCGCCCGCCCGGTGGCGGCGATCGCCGAGGGCGCGTTCCTGCTGGCCCGGCGCCCCGAACCGCCCCGGATCACCCGCTACGCGATCAGCCACCTCGCGGTCGAGCGAACCCTCGACACCTCGGCCGCCCGGACATTCCTCGGCTACCGCCCGGACGCGACGTCCTTCGCGGGGGCCGCGGACTGGTAA
- a CDS encoding class I adenylate-forming enzyme family protein → MTLVRRLLEQAGRTPGAVALVAGDGAELTYGELRRRVLAVRHGLLAAGMAPGDGVLFSVRPSPESLALALGVVAAGGVVVFADPGAGPEMFTARLRLARPRWSAAESVLYAGSRLRPVRAYARRRGLLLPNLADLRIPDEGPMRHVHVGRRLPGVPRGALAFARLASGPAPEPDDPGDPDAPAAVIFTSGTTAAPRAVVHTQGSLAAALDLFRARLPLGPGDVVHTDQLMLGLPTLISGARWSMPPLGCPPAEFARLMRERRATHTFCVPVHLAEILDETPELPGTLRHVLLGAAPAPPAILRRAVAAAPSAEVLSVYAMTEILPVAIASAEEKLAFDGRGDLLGAPLPGVGTRVAADGELVLSGPNLCRGLLGADPLCELPTGDLARLDGERLVLTGRKKDMLIRGKFNLYPGLYEPSIAALPDVAEAAIVGVPDPSTGDEEVVLAVVGPPDLPGRLRRTLPDVIDHDALPDRVVVLPALPRSGRTRKLDRDRLREAVAR, encoded by the coding sequence ATGACGCTCGTCCGGCGGTTGCTGGAGCAGGCGGGGCGGACGCCCGGCGCGGTGGCGCTCGTCGCCGGGGACGGCGCCGAGCTCACCTACGGCGAGCTGCGGCGGCGGGTGCTCGCCGTCCGGCACGGGCTGCTGGCGGCGGGGATGGCGCCCGGGGACGGGGTGCTGTTCTCGGTGCGGCCGTCGCCGGAGTCGCTCGCGCTGGCGCTCGGCGTCGTCGCGGCCGGGGGAGTGGTCGTGTTCGCCGACCCCGGCGCCGGACCCGAGATGTTCACCGCGCGGCTGCGGCTCGCGCGTCCCCGCTGGTCGGCGGCCGAGTCGGTCCTGTACGCGGGGAGCCGGCTGCGGCCCGTCCGGGCGTACGCGCGGCGGCGCGGCCTGCTGCTGCCGAACCTCGCGGACCTGCGGATCCCGGACGAGGGGCCGATGCGGCACGTCCACGTCGGACGCCGGCTGCCGGGCGTCCCGCGCGGCGCCCTCGCGTTCGCGCGGCTCGCGTCCGGCCCGGCGCCCGAACCGGACGATCCCGGCGACCCGGACGCGCCCGCCGCGGTGATCTTCACGTCGGGGACGACGGCGGCCCCGCGCGCGGTCGTCCACACGCAGGGATCCCTCGCGGCGGCGCTCGACCTGTTCCGCGCCCGGCTGCCGCTCGGCCCTGGCGACGTCGTCCACACCGACCAGCTGATGCTCGGACTGCCCACACTGATCTCCGGGGCCCGCTGGTCGATGCCGCCGCTCGGCTGCCCGCCCGCCGAGTTCGCCCGGTTGATGCGCGAACGCCGGGCGACGCACACCTTCTGCGTCCCGGTGCACCTCGCGGAGATCCTGGACGAGACGCCCGAACTTCCGGGAACGCTCCGGCACGTCCTGCTCGGCGCGGCCCCGGCACCGCCCGCGATCCTGCGCCGGGCCGTGGCGGCGGCGCCCTCGGCCGAAGTCCTGTCGGTGTACGCGATGACCGAGATCCTCCCGGTCGCGATCGCGTCGGCGGAGGAGAAACTCGCGTTCGACGGCCGCGGCGACCTGCTCGGCGCGCCGCTGCCCGGCGTCGGGACCCGCGTCGCCGCCGACGGCGAACTCGTGCTCTCCGGCCCGAACCTGTGCCGCGGCCTTCTCGGCGCCGACCCCCTTTGCGAACTGCCCACCGGCGACCTCGCCCGGCTCGACGGCGAGCGGCTCGTCCTCACCGGACGCAAGAAGGACATGCTCATCCGCGGCAAGTTCAACCTCTACCCGGGCCTGTACGAACCGTCGATCGCCGCGCTCCCGGACGTCGCCGAGGCCGCGATCGTCGGCGTCCCCGACCCGTCCACCGGGGACGAGGAGGTCGTCCTCGCCGTCGTGGGCCCGCCCGACCTGCCCGGACGCCTCCGCCGGACCCTCCCGGACGTCATCGACCACGACGCGCTGCCCGACCGCGTCGTCGTCCTGCCCGCACTGCCCCGCTCCGGCCGCACGCGCAAACTCGACCGCGACCGCCTCCGCGAGGCGGTGGCCCGATGA
- a CDS encoding cytochrome P450 has product MNWERRLYLAAHPVAYPLLRGLARRGPVVRVPGVGVVVNDAAVARGVLMDGETFRKDGPGSPGELWTPVLGPSVLLNMEGEAHRALRRRLTDLFTPAYADELCGRVLAAPLDRLRDRLASGAPVDLVDAARVLAGAVISEVIGLDLAAEGEFRRLFERGERIVAMVSLRTRRLSPAQIRRARAVLDPLGDAAAKSYAAGDETTVMGRMRTLGLSADEARGAAGAFFLTGTETVATFVPRVVALLADSGRLAGAPADGFLDRAIDEAMRVTTPTPVMLRSVHRAAEIGGAPVRPGDRILIATHNCCRALGPFDPDRPHPPELRRLWFGAGPHFCIGYPLAMAQIRRVVRTVLDATPLRIVERSAARGVLIPTYRHLSVRSEARRRGDGAGAGVVTLVRRGRSAESGADTTFEERTP; this is encoded by the coding sequence GTGAACTGGGAACGGCGGCTCTACCTCGCCGCGCACCCGGTCGCGTACCCGCTGCTGCGCGGCCTCGCGCGGCGCGGCCCGGTCGTCCGGGTGCCGGGCGTCGGGGTGGTGGTGAACGACGCGGCCGTGGCGCGCGGCGTCCTCATGGACGGCGAGACGTTCCGCAAGGACGGCCCCGGCTCGCCAGGTGAGCTGTGGACGCCCGTGCTGGGGCCGTCCGTCCTGCTCAACATGGAAGGCGAGGCCCACCGCGCCCTCCGGCGCCGCCTCACCGACCTGTTCACCCCCGCCTACGCCGACGAGCTGTGCGGGCGCGTCCTCGCCGCGCCGCTGGACCGGCTGCGCGACCGCCTCGCGTCCGGCGCGCCCGTCGACCTCGTGGACGCGGCGCGCGTCCTGGCGGGCGCGGTGATCAGCGAGGTCATCGGGCTGGACCTGGCCGCGGAGGGCGAGTTCCGGCGGCTGTTCGAGCGGGGCGAGCGGATCGTCGCGATGGTCTCCCTGCGCACCCGCCGGCTCTCCCCGGCGCAGATCCGGCGCGCCCGCGCCGTCCTCGACCCCCTCGGGGACGCCGCCGCGAAGTCCTACGCCGCCGGGGACGAGACGACCGTCATGGGGCGAATGCGAACCCTCGGGCTCTCCGCGGACGAGGCGCGCGGCGCCGCCGGCGCGTTCTTCCTCACCGGCACCGAGACCGTCGCGACCTTCGTCCCCCGCGTCGTCGCCCTCCTCGCCGACTCCGGACGCCTCGCCGGCGCCCCCGCCGACGGCTTCCTGGACCGCGCGATCGACGAGGCCATGCGCGTCACCACCCCGACGCCCGTGATGCTGCGCAGCGTGCACCGCGCGGCGGAGATCGGCGGCGCGCCCGTCCGTCCGGGCGACCGGATCCTGATCGCCACGCACAACTGCTGCCGTGCCCTCGGTCCCTTCGACCCCGACCGGCCGCACCCGCCCGAACTGCGCCGCCTCTGGTTCGGCGCGGGCCCGCACTTCTGCATCGGCTACCCCCTCGCGATGGCGCAGATCCGCCGCGTGGTCCGCACGGTCCTGGACGCGACGCCCCTGCGGATCGTCGAGCGGTCCGCCGCTCGCGGCGTCCTGATCCCGACCTATCGCCACCTGTCCGTCCGCTCGGAGGCCCGGCGCCGCGGCGACGGCGCAGGAGCCGGCGTCGTGACGCTCGTCCGGCGTGGACGTTCGGCGGAGTCCGGGGCCGATACGACATTCGAGGAGAGGACGCCATGA
- a CDS encoding 8-oxoguanine deaminase gives MTIVIENAHVVTVSGDEYPGGHIVVDGDRITAVGPGPAPPAEGAERIDGTGCVATPGLVNAHHHLYQWATQGLATDRTLPEWLTALYGPWSKMDAEVVAGAATAGLAWLAKSGCTTASDQHYLFPSGRGDLLAAEIDAAREVGVRFHPCRGSMDRGESDGGLPPDEAVEDIDTILAETEAAIDRYHDPSPGSMLRVAVAPNAPFTVTRDLLVRSAELARAKGVRLHTHLAETGDEVEHIREQFGMTPAEYMDSLGWLGPDVWFAHCVHLRDPDVKRLAETRTGTAHCPSSNARLGDGIAPVAHLLRAGAIVGLGVDGSASAELVPLAGEMRQAIYMQRARYGPAALSARRALEMATLGGARCLGRADELGTLEPGRLADVALWRVDGFRAAIDDPVVALAFGGTAPLERLLVGGRTIVDGDALVTVPQDEAGRRGADAHRRLMRLAEESP, from the coding sequence ATGACGATCGTGATCGAGAACGCGCACGTCGTGACCGTGTCCGGGGACGAATACCCCGGCGGGCACATCGTGGTCGACGGCGATCGCATCACCGCCGTCGGCCCCGGGCCCGCCCCGCCCGCCGAGGGCGCGGAGCGGATCGACGGCACCGGGTGCGTCGCCACGCCCGGCCTGGTCAACGCGCACCACCACCTGTACCAGTGGGCGACCCAGGGCCTCGCCACCGACCGCACCCTGCCCGAGTGGCTGACGGCCCTCTACGGGCCGTGGTCGAAGATGGACGCCGAGGTGGTGGCGGGCGCGGCCACCGCGGGGCTCGCCTGGCTCGCCAAGTCGGGCTGCACGACCGCGTCCGACCAGCACTACCTGTTCCCGTCCGGACGCGGCGACCTGCTCGCCGCCGAGATCGACGCGGCCCGCGAGGTCGGCGTCCGGTTCCACCCGTGCCGGGGGTCGATGGACCGCGGGGAGTCGGACGGCGGGCTGCCGCCCGACGAGGCCGTCGAGGACATCGACACGATCCTCGCCGAGACCGAGGCCGCGATCGACCGGTACCACGACCCGTCGCCCGGCTCGATGCTGCGCGTCGCCGTCGCGCCCAACGCGCCGTTCACGGTGACGCGGGACCTGCTCGTCCGGTCGGCGGAGCTGGCGCGGGCGAAGGGCGTCCGGTTGCACACGCACCTCGCCGAGACCGGCGACGAGGTGGAGCACATTCGCGAACAGTTCGGGATGACGCCCGCCGAGTACATGGACTCGCTCGGCTGGCTCGGCCCGGACGTGTGGTTCGCGCACTGCGTCCACCTGCGGGATCCCGACGTGAAGCGGCTCGCCGAGACCCGCACCGGCACGGCGCACTGCCCCAGCTCGAACGCCCGGCTCGGCGACGGCATCGCCCCGGTGGCGCACCTGCTGCGCGCGGGCGCGATCGTCGGGCTCGGCGTGGACGGGTCCGCGTCGGCCGAGCTCGTCCCGCTCGCGGGGGAGATGCGGCAGGCGATCTACATGCAGCGCGCCCGGTACGGTCCGGCGGCGCTGTCCGCCCGGCGGGCGCTGGAGATGGCGACGCTCGGCGGCGCCCGCTGTCTCGGACGGGCCGACGAGCTCGGCACCCTCGAACCGGGGAGGCTCGCGGACGTCGCGCTGTGGCGGGTGGACGGCTTCCGCGCGGCGATCGACGACCCGGTCGTCGCGCTCGCGTTCGGCGGCACGGCGCCGCTGGAGC
- a CDS encoding 3-oxoacyl-ACP synthase III family protein — MRARITAVAAHLPERTVTSAEVEARVAAESPGYRPHPTIVERMTGIRARHVMRDDEQASDLAVAAARRVLTDRGLPPDGVDLLIFGSASQDLVEPATAHIVAAKLGATCPVFDVKNACNSFLNGLQTADALIRTGQHERVLVCTGESPSRAIRWNVRDRAQFVDAFAGYTLSDGGAAMLVEAAPDGGIFYRDFAAISASWRIGTLPGGGSMHPRDPEHTYFSGDGRRLKDAFLAGGTELFTTALEKTGLTWDDFAVVAVHQVTVPYLEVLRGALGIPAGKLVVTLPDHGNVASASLPLQLAAARADGRCGPGDRVALVGLAGGLSLGVVFAEL; from the coding sequence ATGAGAGCCCGCATCACCGCCGTCGCCGCGCACCTGCCGGAACGGACCGTCACCAGCGCCGAGGTCGAGGCGCGCGTCGCCGCCGAGAGTCCCGGCTACCGCCCGCACCCCACGATCGTCGAGCGGATGACCGGCATCCGCGCCCGGCACGTCATGCGCGACGACGAGCAGGCGTCCGACCTCGCCGTCGCCGCCGCCCGCCGCGTCCTCACCGACCGCGGGCTGCCACCGGACGGCGTCGACCTGCTGATCTTCGGGTCCGCGTCGCAGGATCTGGTCGAGCCCGCCACCGCCCACATCGTCGCCGCGAAGCTGGGCGCGACCTGCCCCGTCTTCGATGTCAAGAACGCCTGCAACAGCTTCCTCAACGGCCTGCAGACCGCGGACGCGCTGATCCGCACCGGGCAGCACGAGCGCGTGCTCGTCTGCACCGGCGAGAGCCCGTCCCGTGCGATCCGCTGGAACGTGCGCGACCGGGCCCAGTTCGTCGACGCGTTCGCCGGCTACACCCTGTCCGACGGCGGCGCCGCGATGCTCGTCGAGGCCGCGCCCGACGGCGGGATCTTCTACCGCGACTTCGCCGCGATCTCCGCGTCCTGGCGGATCGGGACGCTGCCCGGCGGCGGCTCCATGCACCCCCGCGACCCCGAGCACACCTACTTCAGCGGGGACGGCCGCCGCCTCAAGGACGCGTTCCTCGCCGGGGGCACCGAACTGTTCACGACCGCGCTCGAGAAGACGGGCCTGACGTGGGACGACTTCGCGGTCGTCGCCGTCCACCAGGTGACCGTCCCGTACCTGGAGGTGCTGCGCGGGGCCCTCGGGATCCCGGCCGGCAAGCTCGTCGTGACGCTGCCCGACCACGGCAACGTCGCGTCCGCGAGCCTCCCGCTGCAGCTGGCCGCCGCCCGCGCGGACGGACGGTGCGGGCCGGGCGACCGCGTCGCGCTCGTCGGGCTCGCGGGCGGCCTCAGCCTCGGCGTCGTCTTCGCGGAGCTGTGA
- a CDS encoding alpha/beta fold hydrolase: protein MERLIKANDVELCTETFGDPSDPPILLIGATMLTWPDAFCERLAALRRFVVRYDLRDVGRSTTVDPDAPGYTLRDLVADAAALLDALNLPRAHVVGEGVGGWIAQLLALDHPERVATLTLVGTRPVAPGPVDPDLPDHEPALMEAFMNAPKVDWTDRGSVVAFQLAGDRATGGRDFDEDEARARIEAVYDRTPPGADPGKAHRANQMGTVFAALDCGDRWRERLPGIAVPALVIHGEDDPFFPLGNAEALAAEIPDAELIVLPRTGQGLPSRTWDTVVPALVRHTA, encoded by the coding sequence ATGGAACGACTCATCAAAGCCAACGACGTCGAACTGTGCACGGAGACCTTCGGCGATCCCTCGGATCCGCCGATCCTGCTCATCGGCGCCACGATGCTCACCTGGCCCGACGCGTTCTGCGAACGCCTCGCGGCGCTGCGGCGTTTCGTCGTCCGCTACGACCTGCGCGACGTCGGCCGCTCCACCACCGTCGACCCGGACGCCCCCGGCTACACCCTCCGTGACCTCGTCGCCGACGCCGCCGCCCTGCTCGACGCACTGAACCTGCCCCGCGCCCACGTCGTCGGGGAGGGCGTCGGCGGCTGGATCGCCCAGCTCCTCGCCCTCGACCACCCGGAACGCGTCGCCACCCTCACGCTCGTCGGCACCCGCCCGGTCGCGCCCGGCCCGGTCGACCCCGACCTGCCCGACCACGAGCCCGCGCTCATGGAAGCGTTCATGAACGCCCCAAAGGTCGACTGGACGGACCGCGGCTCCGTCGTCGCGTTCCAGCTCGCGGGCGACCGCGCCACCGGCGGTCGCGACTTCGACGAGGACGAGGCCCGCGCGCGCATCGAGGCCGTCTACGACCGCACGCCGCCCGGCGCCGACCCCGGCAAGGCCCACCGCGCGAACCAGATGGGCACCGTGTTCGCCGCCCTCGACTGCGGCGACCGCTGGCGCGAGCGCCTCCCCGGGATCGCCGTCCCCGCCCTGGTGATCCACGGCGAGGACGACCCGTTCTTCCCGCTCGGCAACGCCGAGGCCCTCGCCGCCGAGATCCCGGACGCCGAACTGATCGTCCTGCCCCGCACCGGGCAGGGCCTCCCGAGCCGCACGTGGGACACGGTCGTCCCCGCGCTCGTCCGCCACACCGCCTGA